The DNA window GTATCCAAAGCCTAAATTCATTGACACAACAGAAGCATGAAAAACATGAAACTCTATACCTGTATTTGTAATGGGTGGGAGGCAAATGGCTGGGATTGACGTTAAAGAGTGGCACTAAGAATTTTCTGGAGGAAGAAACTGAATTGGACCATGTGGGGATTTCACCCCAAAAAATCAATCTCCAAGCTCTCCCCACAATTTGCCTCAACATggaagagaagttttcagacaggcaCAACTCAGCATGGGGGAGTTAcataaaaatttattactaacacaataaatactatagaaactaaaaagcaaataaatacacagtattatTACAATCTCTACCACCCCTGGGGGTCCTCCCACAtcagttcaaaagaaaaaccatcCAGGAAAATAGTTAAAGTCTCTGTCTCATTGGGGTATCAGGGAAGGGGTCTTTTGCACCCCCACCAGCTCCGCGGCTTCTGCTGAGGTCTCTTCCTGGACTGCAAAGGAACACTTGCTTTACCAGGTCTTCATCATGAGATCCAGGGAGTCAGCTTTGAGTTCTTTCTCCCAGGTTTGTGAAGGTTCCTCCCAGAGAGTAAGATGTTCGCTCTTTCCTCTCTAGGTTGCAGGGTTTCTGGGTCTTGCTCAGTCCTTATACCCCAAATAGTTTTCACCAAAAATCTTTACCCAGAAAAAGTCTGCTTGGTTTgtcttctctctgtctcagcTACTGCACCTGCTCGGCTTCCACATGTCATGGGGAGGCATTCCTGACCTTCCCAATCTCCTCCGAAGAACATAATGGGGGACACAGAGCAGGCGTGTTGGGAAGCCTGTAACCCCGGAGTATGTCAGCCAGTGGAGAAAcgctggggagggagcagcgcTTTGGGCGAAGGGGATAAAAGGGGGCTGCGACCTCCGCTGAGTTGGGAGACCTCACTGAGGTTTGTTCAGCGAACTCTCCCTTTCATTGATACAAAAGCTTATTCTTCGTAGTTAGCTTCTCTGTCTGCTGGTATTTATGTGTCTCCTGGTATTTATGTGTCTCCCAATACCTGGACCTTCAGAAGACCACAGTGCCGTGGTCTCGACAGCCAAggctgtcccttcccttcccttcccatctccaacAAGGCCTTTCCTGTGTGTTAGGATgaggtggagcagcacagcatccCTTGTGGCAGGCTCCACCGCCTGGGTCAGGAAGTTGTCACCAACGCCTTCCAGGAGGCTCCTGGACGGTTTGTGCTTGGCTGCGttgcttctccagctgctctcaggGTAGTTGAATGGCCCACGAGAGCCAGGGACTGTGACTTGGAGGCTGCTTCAAGCTGCCTGTAGAGCTCTCATCCCcatccatcctgctgctgctgctcaggaggcCCGCGGTGTCCCCGCAGTGCCCTCAGCAgcatccccattcccagcctgccCTTTGATCCCGACCCATCGAGTCCCGAGTGGCTCGCCGTCCACCCCCCGACAGAGCTCGATACATCCCAAGTGCTACCTCCCAGTGATCTACAGAGGTCGTCTCCCTGGACTTCTGTGAGGCCCTGCATAGGGTTCCCAGCACATTCTTCCCGCTCCCTTCCCGCCCCTGTCCAGTGCAGCCCCGGGGCAGCCTGCAGGAGCTCTgtctggggctgcagtgggatgactggggacatggtggggtcagtgggagcagtgggagcagcctTCTAAAGCCCCAGAGTGGGAGGAcggtgcccaggctgtgctcgGGGCTGCTTTTGGCGTGGGGCGGTGTGCGTGAGTCCTGCACGGACCCCTCTGTTCTGGCTCCCATGCCAAAGGGCTGCTTCCCCAGGGGAAGGGGACTCTCCACGAATGCCTGCACCTCCGGCACTGACTCAGGCCTGGAGTGCCCTTTGGGAGCCCTTGGAACCCTTTGGGCCTTGGTGGACCTGCTTGGTGCCAtttcctgctgccaccctgCACTCCCTCCCCATGCCATGCAGACACAGACAGGTTATGGAATAAAAATTGATATCTTTTAATTGATAACCAGAAAAAAACGGTCATCAATATCTTCACCTACAACTACATCTACATCTCTATCTACATAAacactctccctccctccctcagaTTGGGACAGATCCCCAAACGATctgtccctcccccccccccgggacagatccccaaacgatctgtccctccccccccccgggacagatccccaaacgatctgtccctccccccccccaccggGACAGATCCCCAAACGATCTGTCCCTCAACAacttcctgccccagccctggctgcgGGAGCCTTGCACTTGCTCCCAGTGCTTGGCTCAGAGCCCCTCTTCCTCTTTGTGCCCCGCCTTTCCAGAGCGATGTTTCTTGGTGACACGCTGCTCTGAGGCGGTGGCAGGCTTGTGCCCGCACCCTGCTGAGGGTCCTGAGGCTTGGTGCCGCCCGCGTTGCAGTGTCCCGTGCTCAGGACGGCTCTGGAAGGCTTGGGGACACTGCAGTCAGTGGGCGGCATCTTCTTGGGCGGGCGGAGCAAGGTGTTCTTGGGCTGGGGGCTGGTGCCACTGGTGCCAGCATGGTCCGTGGGCATGGGGACACTGCTGCCATCATCCCGGCTGGTGCCCACGGCTCCCTGGGAGCGATGCAAGTGGCTCCGAGTCCCTTTCAGCAGGACCCTGCGACGCAGCCCAGTGTCCCTGGCTGGAGTCACCCCAGGGGCCCCGATGGCTTGGCCGTGGAGTGGGCCTGGGTGGCTGGCAGTGGTGTGACTGGGCAGGGAGATGTCAGCCCTCGGGAGGGTGTCCTCCTCCATGGGGACATCGCTGCTCAGTGAGATGTCACAGCTCACAAGGTGATCACTGCCTGAGGGGGAGCCACCATCCATGGGGACGTCGCTGGCCAGCGAGAGGTCACGGCCTGACGGGCTGTCCTCGTCCATGGTGACGTTGCTGGCCAGCGAGAGGTCGCAGCCTGACGGGCTGTCGTCATCCATGGGGACATCAGTGCCCAGCCTGATGTCAAGACCTGGGCTGGTGTCCAAATCCATGGGGACACTGGTGTCTGGAGGGCTACCACGGCCCAGGGGTGTCCCTGAGGGGTTGGCTGAGCCGGTAGGGCCGTGCTGGGTGTCCCGCACTGGTGGGACTGGGACCAGGGGCTTTCTCCGGAGCCGGGCCCCCCGCCGGGCATTGCCTGATGGAGGAGCAATGCCATGGCTGCTTGCCAAGGGGACCGGTGGAGGCAGCTGAGTCCGTGTCCCTGAGGAGCAAAAGATATGGGTGGGGGTTGGAGCGGTCACTGCCTGGAGCCACTGGcacaggggagaagggagatgggGGGGCTCGGGGCTGGGAGAGTCTCCTGGGGCACCCGCTGAGCCGGCCCCGAACACAGGCATCCCCCTGCTCTGAGCGGGAGCTTGCGTGAGGGACCATCCCTGCGGGGTGAGCTGCCGTGCCACGGCCATGGGGTTGCACAGGGGACGGCAAAATGGCAGAGGTGGCCCCAAGATCCTGGGAAAATATCTCCAAAAGCTCTTGCTTGAACAGAGGTGGCCCAGGCAATGGCAGGTCTGCTCGCTGTGCCGTGCTGAGCCAAGGGGCCCCAGctggcagggggacaggggtgctgtggctgctggaggtgccggcagggctggaggagccagggcaggcctgggggctggaggggctggggggcagggaATGCCAAGGGGCCAAGGCAGATGGGACTGCCAtacctgctgctggggcagagggagctggcaagggctgctgcttctggccAGGCTGTTGGCCGAGGTTGGCTGATCCTGCGAGAAAGAGCAAACGCTGGAGGTCACATGCCAGTCGGGGGGTGTCGGGCGCTCAGAggactgaggaggaggaggaggggaaggggcagaggagcaAGGACTGTGAATGTGCCCGCCGTGCGTCCGGGGGCTTTTGGGCTCAGGGTCTGTCCTcacctgtggggcaggaggtTCCGGGCGAGACGAATGGTTGCAGGAACTGGGCTATGGCTGAGCTCCAGCTCACACAGCGCTGCCACAGAGCTGACAGGGCCATGGTCAGTCAGCTTCGGCGGCCGCTCACTTCTGTTGACTGGACCCGGGTCTGGACGCTCCTCTTGGAGCGTCTCCAGGGACGGAATGTTGGGGCTCCCATTGTTGTGTCATAGAGGCAGCAACAGTGCTGGCGCTTCCCTTGTTCTGCCCCACCCCCAACAGCTTTGCCAGCTCTttgtggggagaggaagggttAACCAAAGAgttagaatcccagaatatcctgaactggaagggacccacaaggatggTCCAGTCCAACTCCcggccttgcacaggacagcccagcAATCCCACCAAGTGCCcgagagtgttgtccaaacgctccttgagctctggcagccttggggccaaGACCActactgccctggggagcctgttccagtggccaaccaccctctgggggaagaagcttttcctaatatccaacctaagcctcccccgacacagctccagccgttccctggggtcctgtccctggtcacacGGAGGAGAAATCGCTGCTGCCCCGTGGCGGGAAGCTGCAGCCCCCCATGAGATCTGagctcagcctcctccaggctgaacaaagcCAGTGACCTCAGACCTCAAGCGCAAGGTCCCGCACCCGGGTCAGGGCTTGGCTGGTGCCACCTGGCACAACATCAACTTCCAAATTTTCCAACACAGCAGGGAGGACCAAGAAGGCTTGGATaggagagactatttacaagggacTGCAGTGgcagaacaagggggaatggcttcacattggcagagggcaggattGGATGGGATTCTGGAAACAAATTCTTCCCcgtgagagtggtgaggccccGACACAcgttgtccagagaagctgtggctgccccatccctggaagcgttcacGGCCGgattggacggggcttggagcaaccttgtccagatgaactttaaggtcccttccagcgCAAACTCTTCTAGGAGTCTTGAAAAATGGGGGGCacctgcagaaagcaggaggtAAATAAAAGCTTTGGCCATATGAAGTCAAACTCTGGTTACCGAAGGTCATCACCTCATTCTGGGGACTAATCTCGTGACTTCTCAGCATTGGAAGTTAACATTGCTGAAAGCGATGCACGTTGACATGAAACCAAACCATGCAACCGAAACTGCCGGGTGGAAGGATCCTGGAGCAAGCTCACCATCCTGGAGGCAAGGGTTGGGCAATTTCTCTGCCTCTGCCGTAAACCTGGCAGTTCTGACCTTACACTGGAGAGTCTTTTTCTGCTCTCCGTTCCATGGGGAGACAAGCGTGGACAAGAAGAAGGGGGTTCTGTCAGGTGACGCTCAAAGGCCCTTTAGGTGTGTGCTGTGATCCGTTGTGCTTGGAGATGGGGTCTAGAAAAGGGGGTTCTTCAGGAGTGCTCAACATCTGGCTCCTGACGTGGAATCCGATGTTCAAAGCGGGCAAGGCTGTATCCAAGGTAGGTTCTGCCCACTTGAGCCTCTGAACGTGTGGAGTTCTCCTGGCAGTTCCAGGCACAGTGACTGCATGGATGTCAGCTGGCTGTTTAGGAGAAAATGTGGGcattaaaagaaacagggaCAGAACCAGATTgaaaactgttctgaaaactGTTGCAGAAAGTGAGGCTGGGCAGCAAAAGCCCAGCCATAAACATGAGGGTATTTCCCATTCCCTGGCATTCGCACAAGGGCAGAGGGAAACAAGGAGCTGGGCCCATGGAGAAAGACTAGCTGGGCGGTGTTTTAGGAAGACAGGGTGTGCAGCAAATCCGGTTGCGGGGTTAGAGCAGcgagtgaggggaaaaagggcaTCAGGTAAGGAGGAAGAAGATCCCTGAGGAGGCTCAAGTCAGCTCTCCTGAGATGCGTGGTTCTGATCTTCCGTGCTGCCCTGCTTCGTCCTCCCCCAGTCCTCAACTCCACCCTTAGGAAGAAGAAAGTGTGCTTGCAAAGTTTGTAGGGTAGTCGCAGTTCGCAGTAAGAAGCAGTAAGTTACTGGTGGTTCAGTTGTTGGTTACAAAGGGGTGCCCTTTGCCCAGAGACGGGGGACTgatcagcagcagagaaagaaggtCTCAGGTGGCCACGTCCTCCGTTTTGAAGTGTGCTGTGGCCTGCATTTTGAAAAGTGCCACTGACCTTCCCAACCCCCTCCGAAGGACATAATGGGGGACACAGAGCAGGCGTGTCGGGAAGCCTGTAACCCCGGAGTATGTCAGCCAGTGGAGAAAcgctggggagggagcagcgcTTTGGGCGAAGGGGATAAAAGGGGGCTGCGACCTCCGCTGAGTTGGGAGACCTCACTGAGGTTTGTTCAGCGAACTCTCCCTTTCATTGATACAAAAGCTTATTCTTCGTAGTTAGCTTCTCTGTCTGCTGGTATTTATGTGTCTCCTGGTATTTATGTGTCTCCCAATACCTGGACCTTCAGAAGACCACAGTGCCGTGGTCTCGACAGCCAAggctgtcccttcccttcccttcccttcccttcccttcccttcccttcccttcccttcccttcccttcccttcccttcccttcccttcccttcccttcccttcccttcccttcccttcccttcccttcccttcccttcccttcccttcccttcccttcccttcccttcccttcccttcccttcccttcccttcccttcccttcccttcccttcccttcccttcccttcccttcccttcccttcccttcccttcccttcccttcccttcccttcccatctccaacAAGGCCTTTCCTGTGTGTTAGGATGAGGTGGAGCAGCACAACATTCCTTGTGGCAGGCTCCACCGCCTGGGTCAGGAAGTTGTCACCAACGCCTTCCAGGAGGCTCCTGGACGGTTTGTGCTTGGCTGCGTTGCTTCTCCGGCTGCTCTCAGGGTAGTTGAATGGCCCACGAGAACCAGGGACTGTGACTTGGAGGCTGCTTCAAGCTGCCTGTAGAGCTCTCATCCCcacccatcctgctgctgctgctcaggaggcCCGCGGTGTCCCCGCAGTGCCCTCAGCAgcatccccattcccagcctgccCTTTGATCCCGACCCATCGAGTCCCGAGTGGCTCGCCGTCCACCCCCCGACAGAGCTCGATACATCCCAAGTGCTACCTCCCAGTGATCTACAGAGGTCGTCTCCCTGGACTTCTGTGAGGCCCTGCATAGGGTTCCCAGCACATTCTTCCCGCTCCCTTCCCGCCCCTGTCCAGTGCAGCCCCGGGGCAGCCTGCAGGAGCTCTgtctggggctgcagtgggatgactggggacatggtggggtcagtgggagcagtgggagcagcctTCTAAAGCCCCAGAGTGGGAGGAtggtgcccaggctgtgctcgGGGCTGCTTTCGGCGTGGGGCGGTGTGCGTGAGTCCTGCACGGACCCCTCTGTTCTGGCTCCCATGCCAAAGGGCTGCTTCCCCAGGGGAAGGGGACTCTCCACGAATGCCTGCACCTCCGGCACTGACTCAGGCCTGGAGTGCCCTTTGGGAGCCCTTGGAACCCTTTGGGCCTTGGTGGACCTGCTTGGTGCCAtttcctgctgccaccctgCACTCCCTCCCCATGCCATGCAGACACAGACAGGTTATGGAATAAAAATTGATATCTTTTAATTGATAACCAGAAAAAAACGGTCATCAATATCTTCGCCTACAACTACATCTACATCTCTATCTACATAAacactctccctccctccctcagaTTGGGACAGATCCCCAAACgatctgtccctccctccccccgggACAGATCCCCAAACGATCTGTCCCTCCCCTGGGACAGATCCCCAAACGATctgtccctcccccccccgggacagatccccaaacgatctgtccctccccccccctAGGACAGATCCCCAAACGATCTGTCCCTCAACAacttcctgccccagccctggctgcaggagcctTGCACTTGCTCCCAGTGCTTGGCTCAGAGCCCCTCTTCCTCTTTGTGCCCCGCCTTTCCAGAGCGATGTTTCTTGGTGACACGCTGCTCTGAGGCGGTGGCAGGCTTGTGCCCGCACCCTGCTGAGGGTCCTGAGGCTTGGTGCCGCCCGCGTTGCAGTGTCCCGTGCTCAGGACGGCTCTGGAAGGCTTGGGGACACTGCAGTCAGTGGGCGGCATCTTCTTGGGCGGGCGGAGCAAGGTGTTCTTGGGCTGGGGGCTGGTGCCACTGGTGCCAGCATGGTCCGTGGGCATGGGGACGCTGCTGCCATCATCCCGGCTGGTGCCCACGGCTTCCTGGGAGCGATGCAAGTGGCTCCGAGTCCCTTTCAGCAGGACCCTGCGACGCAGCCCAGTGTCCCTGGCTGGAGTCACCCCAGGGGCCCCGATGGCTTGGCCGTGGAGTGGGCCTGGGTGGCTGGCAGTGGTGTGACTGGGCAGGGAGATGTCAGCCCTCGGGAGGGTGTCCTCCTCCATGGGGACATCGCTGCTCAGTGAGATGTCACAGCTCACAAGGTGATCACTGCCTGAGGGGGAGCCACCATCCATGGGGACGTCGCTGGCCAGCGAGAGGTCACGGCCTGACGGGCTGTCCTCGTCCATGGTGACGTCGCTGGCCAAGGAGAGGTCACGGCCTGACGGGCTGTCCTCGTCCATGGTGACGTCGCTGGCCAGCGAGAGGTCGCAGCCTGACGGGCTGTCGTCATCCATGGGGACATCAGTGCCCAGCCTGATGTCAAGACCTGGGCTGGTGTCCAAATCCATGGGGACGCTGGTGTCTGGAGGGCTGCCACGGCCCAGGGGTGTCCCTGAGGGTTGGCTGAGCCGGTAGGGCCGTGCTGGGTGTCCCGCACTGGTGGGACTGGGGCCAGGGGCTTTCTCCGGAGCCTGGCCCCCCGCCGGGCATTGCCTGATGGAGGAGCAATGCCATGGCTGCTTGCCAAGGGGACCGGTGGAGGCAGCTGAGTCCGTGTCCCTGAGGAGCAAAAGATATGGGTGGGGGTTGGAGCGGTCACTGCCTGGAGCCACTGGcacaggggagaagggagatgggGGGGCTCGGGGCTGGGAGAGTCTCCTGGGGCACCCGCTGAGCCGGCCCCGAACACAGGCATCCCCCTGCTCTGAGCGGGAGCTTGCGTGAGGGACCATCCCTGCGGGGTGAGCTGCCGTGCCACGGCCATGGGGTTGCACAGGGGACGGCAAAATGGCAGAGGTGGCCCCAAGATCCTGGGAAAATATCTCCAAAAGCTCTTGCTTGAACAGAGGTGGCCCAGGCAATGGCAGGTCTGCTCGCTGTGCCGTGCTGAGCCAAGGGGCCCCAGctggcagggggacaggggtgCTGTGGCTGCCGGAGGTGccggcagggctggaggagccagggcaggcctgggggctggaggggctggggggcagggaATGCCAAGGGGCCAAGGCAGATGGGACTGCCAtacctgctgctggggcagagggagctggcaagggctgctgcttctggccAGGCTGTTGGCCGAGGTTGGCTGATCCTGCGAGAAAGAGCAAACGCTGGAGGTCACATGCCAGTCGGGGGGTGTCGGGCGCTCAGAggactgaggaggaggaggaggggaaggggcagaggagcaAGGACTGTGAATGTCCCCGCCGTGCGTCCGGGGGCTTTTGGGCTCAGGGTCTGTCCTcacctgtggggcaggaggtTCCGGGCGAGACAAATGGTTGCAGGAACTGGGCTATGGCTGAGCTCCAGCTCACACAGCGCTGCCACAGAGCTGACAGGGCCATGGTCAGTCAGCTTCGGCGGCCGCTCACTTCTGTTGACTGGACCCGGGTCTGGACGCTCCTCTTGGAGCGTCTCCAGGGACGGAATGTTGGGGC is part of the Chiroxiphia lanceolata isolate bChiLan1 chromosome 1, bChiLan1.pri, whole genome shotgun sequence genome and encodes:
- the LOC116797544 gene encoding ras-associated and pleckstrin homology domains-containing protein 1-like codes for the protein MALSALWQRCVSWSSAIAQFLQPFVSPGTSCPTGSANLGQQPGQKQQPLPAPSAPAAGTRTQLPPPVPLASSHGIAPPSGNARRGARLRRKPLVPVPPVRDTQHGPTGSANPSGTPLGRGSPPDTSVPMDLDTSPGLDIRLGTDVPMDDDSPSGCDLSLASNVTMDEDSPSGRDLSLASDVPMDGGSPSGSDHLVSCDISLSSDVPMEEDTLPRADISLPSHTTASHPGPLHGQAIGAPGVTPARDTGLRRRVLLKGTRSHLHRSQGAVGTSRDDGSSVPMPTDHAGTSGTSPQPKNTLLRPPKKMPPTDCSVPKPSRAVLSTGHCNAGGTKPQDPQQGAGTSLPPPQSSVSPRNIALERRGTKRKRGSEPSTGSKCKAPAARAGAGSC
- the LOC116784474 gene encoding mucin-7-like encodes the protein MALSALWQRCVSWSSAIAQFLQPFVSPGTSCPTGSANLGQQPGQKQQPLPAPSAPAAGTRTQLPPPVPLASSHGIAPPSGNARRGARLRRKPLAPVPPVRDTQHGPTGSANPQGHPWAVAALQTPASPWIWTPAQVLTSGWALMSPWMTTARQAATSRWPATSPWTRTARQAVTSPWPATSPWTRTARQAVTSRWPATSPWMVAPPQAVITL